A region from the Musa acuminata AAA Group cultivar baxijiao chromosome BXJ1-10, Cavendish_Baxijiao_AAA, whole genome shotgun sequence genome encodes:
- the LOC103969040 gene encoding serine/threonine-protein kinase STY13 isoform X1: MADGSKFAGFMGGGGGGNVVGNGFYDMGFYRKLDEVSNMSVDSVGSLQTSTGGGSVAMSLENSSVGSNNSRTGILHHTGLRLFSVGHSVLRPGRVSHAMNEDALAQTLIDPRYPTESLENYDEWTIDLRKLSMGVAFAQGAFGKLYRGTYDGEDVAIKLLEKPENDPERAQLMEQQFGQEVTMLANLKHPNIVRFIGACRKPMVWCIVTEYAKGGSVRQFLMKRQNRSVPLKLAVKQALDIAKGMEYVHGLGFIHRDLKSDNLLIFADKSIKIADFGVARIEVKPEGMTPETGTYRWMAPEMIQHRPYNQKVDVYSFGIVLWELITGMLPFQNMSAVQAAFAVVNKGVRPVVPQDCLPALGEIMTRCWDADPDVRPSFSEIVRMLESAQEEIMNTVRKARFRCCMQPMTID; the protein is encoded by the exons ATGGCGGACGGTTCGAAGTTTGCTGGGTTTatgggtggtggtggcggtggaaaTGTTGTCGGAAACGGCTTCTACGATATGGGGTTTTATCGGAAGCTTGACGAGGTTTCCAACATGTCCGTAGATAGTGTTGGAAGCCTGCAGACGAGTACCGGTGGTGGATCCGTTGCCATGTCATTGGAAAACAGCAGTGTCGGATCGAACAACTCGAGAACTGGAATACTGCATCACACCGGACTCCGCCTGTTCTCGGTGGGGCACAGCGTGCTGCGACCCGGCAGGGTGTCTCATGCTATGAATGAGGATGCATTGGCTCAGACCTTGATCGACCCACGATATCCCACGGAGTCTCTCGAGAACTATGATGAGTGGACCATTGACCTCAGGAAGTTGAGTATGGGGGTGGCCTTTGCTCAGGGTGCTTTTGGGAAGCTCTATAGGGGCACTTATGATGGAGAAGATGTCGCAATTAAGTTGTTGGAAAAGCCAGAGAATGACCCCGAGAGGGCCCAGTTGATGGAGCAGCAGTTTGGGCAGGAGGTTACGATGCTTGCAAATCTCAAGCACCCAAATATTGTCAGGTTCATTGGGGCATGCAGGAAGCCAAtggtgtggtgcattgtgacagagtATGCCAAAGGTGGATCAGTCCGACAATTCCTCATGAAAAGGCAGAACAGGTCGGTGCCTCTCAAGTTGGCCGTCAAGCAAGCACTAGATATTGCTAAGGGTATGGAGTATGTGCATGGGTTGGGATTCATACATAGGGATCTTAAGTCTGACAATCTTCTTATATTTGCTGACAAATCAATTAAGATTGCTGACTTTGGGGTTGCCCGCATTGAGGTCAAACCTGAGGGAATGACCCCTGAAACTGGAACTTATCGATGGATGGCTCC GGAGATGATACAGCACAGACCTTACAATCAGAAAGTTGATGTTTATAGCTTTGGCATCGTTCTGTGGGAGCTTATAACGGGGATGCTCCCGTTTCAGAATATGTCTGCCGTGCAGGCAGCATTTGCTGTTGTGAACAAAGGAGTACGCCCGGTTGTACCACAAGATTGCCTCCCTGCACTTGGCGAGATCATGACCCGCTGCTGGGATGCTGACCCCGATGTACGCCCCTCGTTTTCTGAAATTGTCAGGATGCTCGAAAGTGCACAAGAAGAAATTATGAATACTGTTCGTAAGGCACGTTTCCGCTGTTGCATGCAACCAATGACCATTGACTGA
- the LOC103969040 gene encoding serine/threonine-protein kinase STY13 isoform X2, producing MADGSKFAGFMGGGGGGNVVGNGFYDMGFYRKLDEVSNMSVDSVGSLQTSTGGGSVAMSLENSSVGSNNSRTGILHHTGLRLFSVGHSVLRPGRVSHAMNEDALAQTLIDPRYPTESLENYDEWTIDLRKLSMGVAFAQGAFGKLYRGTYDGEDVAIKLLEKPENDPERAQLMEQQFGQEVTMLANLKHPNIVRFIGACRKPMVWCIVTEYAKGGSVRQFLMKRQNREMIQHRPYNQKVDVYSFGIVLWELITGMLPFQNMSAVQAAFAVVNKGVRPVVPQDCLPALGEIMTRCWDADPDVRPSFSEIVRMLESAQEEIMNTVRKARFRCCMQPMTID from the exons ATGGCGGACGGTTCGAAGTTTGCTGGGTTTatgggtggtggtggcggtggaaaTGTTGTCGGAAACGGCTTCTACGATATGGGGTTTTATCGGAAGCTTGACGAGGTTTCCAACATGTCCGTAGATAGTGTTGGAAGCCTGCAGACGAGTACCGGTGGTGGATCCGTTGCCATGTCATTGGAAAACAGCAGTGTCGGATCGAACAACTCGAGAACTGGAATACTGCATCACACCGGACTCCGCCTGTTCTCGGTGGGGCACAGCGTGCTGCGACCCGGCAGGGTGTCTCATGCTATGAATGAGGATGCATTGGCTCAGACCTTGATCGACCCACGATATCCCACGGAGTCTCTCGAGAACTATGATGAGTGGACCATTGACCTCAGGAAGTTGAGTATGGGGGTGGCCTTTGCTCAGGGTGCTTTTGGGAAGCTCTATAGGGGCACTTATGATGGAGAAGATGTCGCAATTAAGTTGTTGGAAAAGCCAGAGAATGACCCCGAGAGGGCCCAGTTGATGGAGCAGCAGTTTGGGCAGGAGGTTACGATGCTTGCAAATCTCAAGCACCCAAATATTGTCAGGTTCATTGGGGCATGCAGGAAGCCAAtggtgtggtgcattgtgacagagtATGCCAAAGGTGGATCAGTCCGACAATTCCTCATGAAAAGGCAGAACAG GGAGATGATACAGCACAGACCTTACAATCAGAAAGTTGATGTTTATAGCTTTGGCATCGTTCTGTGGGAGCTTATAACGGGGATGCTCCCGTTTCAGAATATGTCTGCCGTGCAGGCAGCATTTGCTGTTGTGAACAAAGGAGTACGCCCGGTTGTACCACAAGATTGCCTCCCTGCACTTGGCGAGATCATGACCCGCTGCTGGGATGCTGACCCCGATGTACGCCCCTCGTTTTCTGAAATTGTCAGGATGCTCGAAAGTGCACAAGAAGAAATTATGAATACTGTTCGTAAGGCACGTTTCCGCTGTTGCATGCAACCAATGACCATTGACTGA